The DNA region GCGGAAGGGAAGGGCGCAAAACGGTGGAGATCATCGAGGCAGCGTACCAGTCGGCCCTTTCGGGCGGCCAGGTGCGAATGGGCGCCATGACCCGCTAATTGCTAGGGAAGATGCACTTCGATTTCATCAACCGGCTTTTCCCAAATAACTCGTCCGCCCGTCACGTGCTTCAATTGTTGGGCGGCACTGCCTTTGCCCAAGGCCTGGCTATCCTCGCTTCTCCGATGTTAACGCGCCTATATGGGCCCCAGGATTTCGGAACCTTAGCTCTTTTTACCGCGATCTTGGGAACCTTGACCGCTTTCACAGGCTTCAACTACCATCTCGCTCTGCCAATGGTCAAGGACAATCGGGTAGCGGCAAATTTGTTTGCACTCAGCTTGGGCATCCAAACCATACCGAGGTGGAGTAGCACCAGATGTGACCGCCATGGATCTCGACGTGGAACCCCCAGGTTCCTTCATCACCTCCCGTGGACTCGGAACCATGGGATTCGGCTCCCTGCATGGCGGTGATGGAGGCGCTGAACGCCGGAGCCCAGGAGGCGGTCTGCATGAGCCGCGAGGGATACGTGGCGGAGTGCACCGGTGACAACATATTCGTGGTAAAGGACCGAGTGGTTAAGACACCCCACCCGTCATGCGGGATCCTTAAAGGCATAACCCGAGACGCGGTGATCCAACTGGCCCGGGAGATGGGCCTGGAGGTGGAGGAGGGGCATCTTACCCGTTACGATCTCTACACCGCGGACGAGATATTTCTCACCGGCACGGCAGCGGAGTAGGAAACGAGCCGGTTACCGCCACCGAGGTCATCCTGGAATACGCGGATCTGATCCTATGCACCGGAAGCACCATCTGCAACGGAACCATAGTCAAATACCTGGGGCTCAACAAACCGGTGATCTTCTTCGGCACCAGCATATCCGGCGCGGCCCAGCTTATGGGCCTCGAAAGGGTCTGCTTCGCCCATAAGTACCTCTGAGCCTTCCCCCACCAAAGTCCAAGAGGAGGCCACCTCCCCAGTGGGAACTGACAAGATCACTCCCCCCTCAAGGCCTCCAGCGCCAACAGGTAGACCCTGGCGCCGAAGCCCATGATCAACCCCCGAACCACCGGCGTCAAAAGGCTCTCCCGGCGAAAGGCCTCCCGGGCCGCCACGTTGGTCATGTGTACCTCCACCACCGGCGCCGGACACGCACTGACCGCGTCCCTCAACGCAACGCTGGTGTAACCGTACCCCGCTCCGTTTATCACCAACCCCTGGGACCCATAGGCCCGGTGAACCGCCTCCACCAGCTCCCCCTCGTGGTTGCTCTGGAAACACTCCACCCCAACCCCCATCTCCTCCCCCCAGCGACGGCACATGGCCTCCACCTCCGCCAGGGTGACGCTCCCATATATGGCCTCCCGACGACCCAACATGTTCATGTTGGGCCCGTTGATCACGTGATACCTCAACCCCTCACCACCTCCATGAAGGCCCGCCTCAGCTCCTCCACCGACACCACCCGAACCTCCGGACCGCACCGGCCGGGCAACACCATCCTTATCCCCCCGTCCACCGCCTTCTTGTCCCTCAGAACGTAACCCTCCAGCTCCCCCCACTCACCACAGGGCACCACCGGAAGGCCCAACGACCCCAACAGCCCCTTAAGCTCCTCAATCTCCAAAGGATCCGACAGTCCCAGCC from Thermanaerovibrio acidaminovorans DSM 6589 includes:
- a CDS encoding aminotransferase class IV, which produces MAVMEALNAGAQEAVCMSREGYVAECTGDNIFVVKDRVVKTPHPSCGILKGITRDAVIQLAREMGLEVEEGHLTRYDLYTADEIFLTGTAAE
- a CDS encoding type II 3-dehydroquinate dehydratase → MRYHVINGPNMNMLGRREAIYGSVTLAEVEAMCRRWGEEMGVGVECFQSNHEGELVEAVHRAYGSQGLVINGAGYGYTSVALRDAVSACPAPVVEVHMTNVAAREAFRRESLLTPVVRGLIMGFGARVYLLALEALRGE